In uncultured Cohaesibacter sp., a genomic segment contains:
- a CDS encoding ABC transporter ATP-binding protein/permease encodes MRKTPSISKPESESETEIDAEASAFSTLKKLWPYIWPADRADLKQRVALAVAALALGKVINVLTPYFFKWATDALTDANAPDGVGAVGWLSIPIMLVASYGLARITNVGFDQLRDALFARVGQHAVRNLSFKTFEHMHKLSLRYHLQRHTGGLSRIIERGTHAIEGVVRHTILHLVPTFLQFIFMAAVIAYQFDIVYVLVVVGMIALYVTFTIRVTAWRIDIRRRMNESDNEANSKAVDSLLNYETVKYFGNEEMESRRYDSSLAVYQKAAISTWVSLAWLNFGQTVIFSIGMATCMALSAYGVMQGTQTVGDFVLINALLMQLSIPLNFFGSMHREIKQGLVDLEAMFSLMRQPAEVTDKSDAAPLAVTGGAVCFENVQFHYDASRPILKGVSFEVPAGKTVAIVGPSGAGKSTISRLLFRFYDVTSGAIQIDGQDIRDVQQLSLRQHIGMVPQDTVLFNDTLLYNIGYGRPSASREEIEEAARMAQISHFVASLPKGFDTEVGERGLKLSGGEKQRVAIARTILKAPPILVLDEATSALDTHTEQEIQAALDEVAQNRTTLVIAHRLSTVIGADEIIVLEAGKIKERGRHADLLAQGGLYASMWDRQREASEAEERLRKAVEGDDQGFLPNLEHELQPAE; translated from the coding sequence ATGAGAAAGACACCTTCCATCTCCAAGCCGGAGAGTGAAAGTGAAACAGAGATTGACGCCGAAGCGTCGGCATTTTCGACCCTGAAGAAATTATGGCCCTATATCTGGCCGGCAGACAGGGCAGATCTGAAACAGCGGGTGGCGCTGGCCGTTGCCGCGCTGGCTCTGGGCAAGGTGATCAATGTCCTCACGCCCTATTTCTTCAAATGGGCAACCGATGCGCTGACCGATGCCAATGCTCCCGATGGTGTCGGGGCTGTGGGCTGGCTCAGCATTCCTATCATGCTGGTGGCCTCCTATGGCCTTGCTCGCATCACCAATGTCGGCTTTGACCAGCTGCGCGATGCATTATTCGCCCGTGTCGGGCAGCATGCGGTGCGCAATCTGTCCTTCAAGACCTTCGAGCATATGCATAAGCTGTCCTTGCGCTATCATTTGCAAAGGCATACGGGCGGGCTTTCACGCATTATCGAGCGCGGAACCCACGCCATCGAGGGCGTGGTGCGGCACACCATCCTGCATCTGGTGCCGACCTTCCTGCAATTCATCTTCATGGCCGCCGTGATCGCCTATCAGTTCGACATCGTCTATGTGCTGGTGGTGGTGGGCATGATCGCGCTCTATGTCACCTTTACCATCAGGGTGACGGCCTGGCGCATCGACATTCGCCGCCGGATGAATGAATCGGACAATGAGGCCAATTCCAAGGCGGTTGACAGTCTGCTCAATTATGAAACCGTCAAATATTTTGGCAATGAGGAGATGGAGAGCCGCCGTTATGACAGCTCTCTGGCGGTCTATCAGAAGGCGGCGATCAGCACCTGGGTATCTCTGGCCTGGCTCAATTTCGGCCAGACCGTGATCTTCTCCATCGGCATGGCGACCTGCATGGCGCTGTCTGCCTATGGTGTCATGCAGGGCACGCAGACTGTGGGCGATTTCGTGCTGATCAACGCGCTGCTGATGCAGCTGTCCATTCCGCTCAATTTCTTCGGCTCGATGCATCGCGAGATCAAGCAGGGGCTGGTCGATCTTGAGGCCATGTTCAGCCTGATGCGTCAGCCTGCGGAGGTCACGGACAAGAGCGATGCTGCGCCGCTGGCCGTGACAGGGGGCGCGGTGTGCTTTGAGAATGTGCAGTTCCATTATGATGCTTCCCGCCCCATCCTCAAGGGTGTCAGCTTTGAAGTGCCCGCAGGCAAGACGGTGGCAATTGTCGGGCCATCGGGGGCGGGCAAGTCGACCATTTCGCGTCTGCTGTTCCGCTTTTATGATGTCACCTCAGGCGCGATCCAGATTGACGGACAGGATATTCGCGATGTGCAACAATTGAGTCTCAGACAGCATATCGGCATGGTGCCGCAGGACACGGTGCTGTTCAATGATACGCTGCTCTATAATATCGGCTATGGTCGCCCTTCCGCGAGCCGGGAGGAGATAGAAGAGGCGGCGCGCATGGCACAGATTTCGCACTTCGTTGCCAGTCTGCCGAAGGGATTTGATACCGAAGTGGGCGAGCGAGGACTCAAGCTGTCGGGTGGTGAAAAGCAGCGCGTGGCAATTGCCCGCACGATCCTGAAGGCTCCTCCCATTCTGGTGCTGGATGAGGCGACCTCGGCGCTGGACACTCACACCGAGCAGGAGATTCAGGCAGCCCTTGATGAGGTTGCCCAGAACAGGACGACGCTGGTCATTGCCCATCGGCTTTCCACGGTGATCGGTGCTGATGAAATCATCGTGCTGGAAGCAGGCAAGATCAAGGAACGCGGGCGACACGCCGATCTGCTGGCTCAGGGCGGGCTCTATGCCTCCATGTGGGATCGGCAGCGCGAAGCCAGCGAAGCCGAGGAGCGGTTGCGCAAGGCGGTCGAAGGTGACGATCAGGGCTTCCTGCCCAATCTGGAGCATGAGCTGCAACCGGCTGAGTAA
- a CDS encoding metalloregulator ArsR/SmtB family transcription factor: protein MSGIGAEKGAASCEDVKFEHCCCDVELELARAFKALGHPARLMILSKLGSHKHCCGDICSSLPLAQSTVSQHLKVLKECGFIEWESAGPQSHYRVNSEKVSWFLAHSEEFFKGVKTELTEL from the coding sequence ATGTCAGGGATTGGCGCGGAAAAGGGAGCCGCTTCTTGCGAGGATGTGAAATTCGAGCATTGCTGTTGCGATGTGGAGCTTGAGCTTGCCCGCGCTTTCAAGGCGCTGGGGCATCCTGCCCGCTTGATGATCTTGAGCAAGCTGGGCTCGCATAAGCATTGTTGCGGTGACATCTGCTCTTCGCTGCCACTTGCCCAGTCGACCGTATCCCAGCATCTCAAGGTGCTCAAGGAGTGTGGCTTCATCGAGTGGGAATCGGCGGGTCCGCAGTCTCATTATCGTGTGAATTCGGAAAAGGTTTCCTGGTTTCTTGCCCATAGTGAAGAATTCTTCAAAGGGGTGAAGACCGAATTGACAGAGTTATGA